One Pleurocapsa sp. PCC 7327 DNA segment encodes these proteins:
- a CDS encoding FAD-dependent oxidoreductase, with translation MQLANFPVTTDLVLIGGGHSHAIALKLFGMKPLPGVRLTLITDVSHAPYSGMLPGHVAGFYSFDETHIDLRRLARFSQAQFLRDRAIGLDLVNNKVICANRPPVSFDYLSIDIGSTPATNSIPGASEYAIAAKPVPQFLQAWNRVIEAVTNNPKQPISITIVGGGAGGVELALNMQARLHQVLKNARQSLDNLTIHIVHSGADLLPGHSRWVSQRLQQILFNRGIKLHLQETVTEVLPDKVICRSGLTVECDYIFWVTQASAPSWIKESGIATDSQGFILVKDTLQSVSHPHIFAAGDIATMQHYSRPKAGVFAVRQGKPLFENLQRIILGKKLKAYIPQKYYLSLIGTGDKSAIASWSFFGWESPLLWRWKDSIDRKFMQRFSNLPQMEKDD, from the coding sequence ATGCAACTAGCAAACTTTCCCGTTACTACGGACTTAGTACTCATTGGTGGCGGTCACAGCCACGCGATCGCTCTAAAATTATTTGGGATGAAACCTTTACCAGGAGTTCGCCTCACTCTGATTACCGACGTTTCCCATGCTCCCTATTCGGGGATGCTACCCGGTCACGTGGCAGGTTTTTATAGTTTCGATGAAACCCACATCGATTTGCGTCGTCTCGCTAGATTTTCTCAAGCACAATTTTTACGCGATCGCGCGATTGGTTTAGATTTAGTTAACAACAAAGTTATTTGTGCCAATCGTCCTCCCGTTTCTTTCGATTATTTATCGATCGATATTGGCAGTACTCCCGCTACTAATTCAATTCCAGGCGCCTCAGAATATGCTATTGCTGCGAAACCCGTTCCTCAGTTTTTACAAGCTTGGAATCGAGTCATAGAAGCTGTTACTAATAATCCCAAACAACCGATTAGTATTACTATAGTTGGTGGTGGAGCGGGGGGAGTCGAACTAGCCCTAAATATGCAAGCTAGATTGCATCAAGTATTAAAAAATGCTCGACAATCGCTAGATAATTTAACCATCCATATTGTCCATAGCGGCGCTGACTTATTACCCGGTCACAGTCGATGGGTAAGTCAACGCTTGCAGCAAATCTTATTTAATAGAGGGATTAAACTACACTTACAAGAAACAGTCACTGAAGTATTACCAGATAAAGTTATCTGTCGTTCGGGATTAACGGTAGAATGCGACTATATTTTTTGGGTCACTCAAGCTTCCGCACCTAGCTGGATTAAAGAGTCGGGTATTGCTACAGATTCTCAAGGTTTTATTTTAGTAAAAGATACGCTTCAATCTGTCTCTCATCCTCATATTTTTGCAGCGGGCGATATTGCTACAATGCAACATTATTCTCGTCCAAAAGCTGGGGTTTTTGCCGTTCGTCAAGGAAAGCCTTTATTTGAAAATTTGCAGCGAATTATTTTAGGAAAAAAGCTGAAAGCCTACATTCCCCAGAAATATTATTTAAGTTTAATTGGAACGGGAGATAAAAGCGCGATCGCGTCTTGGTCATTTTTTGGTTGGGAATCGCCTTTATTGTGGCGTTGGAAAGATAGTATCGATCGCAAGTTTATGCAACGCTTCAGCAATTTACCCCAGATGGAGAAGGATGATTAG
- the modA gene encoding molybdate ABC transporter substrate-binding protein, which produces MKIIKGRYFFLSIIVAVLVASWGFFLSQAPAFQTLLAQKSVTLTVSAAADLNYVFKEIGALWEKETGNKVTFNFGSTGQLAQQIERGAPVDLFAAANKSYIEDLDKKGLIISNTKALYGRGRITLWTREGSKLNPKDIRDLTKPEYKKVAIANPDHAPYGIAAREAMQSAGIWDTIKPKLVLGENIRQTQQYVETGNVDVGIVALSLSVNRPGKWDLIPENLHKPVDQMLAVVRKSKYQTQARQFAQFINGPQGRPLMKKYGFVLPGETAD; this is translated from the coding sequence ATGAAAATTATCAAAGGGCGATACTTTTTTTTGTCAATCATAGTCGCAGTTTTAGTCGCATCCTGGGGATTTTTCCTGAGTCAAGCACCAGCATTTCAGACACTATTAGCTCAAAAGTCAGTGACCTTGACTGTTTCTGCGGCGGCCGATCTCAACTATGTGTTCAAAGAAATCGGTGCTTTATGGGAGAAGGAAACAGGAAACAAAGTCACCTTTAACTTTGGTTCGACAGGACAACTGGCACAACAAATAGAACGCGGTGCACCTGTAGATTTATTTGCGGCTGCTAACAAGTCATACATTGAAGACCTTGACAAAAAAGGGTTAATAATATCTAACACCAAAGCTTTGTATGGACGGGGACGGATTACTCTATGGACACGAGAAGGCAGTAAACTCAACCCCAAAGACATTAGAGATTTAACCAAGCCGGAATATAAAAAAGTAGCGATCGCCAATCCGGATCATGCTCCCTATGGTATCGCCGCCAGAGAAGCAATGCAGTCAGCAGGTATATGGGACACAATCAAGCCAAAACTGGTATTGGGTGAGAATATCCGCCAAACTCAACAATATGTAGAAACTGGCAACGTTGATGTCGGTATCGTTGCTTTATCTTTAAGCGTCAACAGACCAGGAAAATGGGATCTGATTCCCGAAAACCTACATAAACCCGTTGACCAAATGTTGGCTGTTGTCAGAAAGAGTAAGTATCAGACACAAGCTAGACAGTTTGCTCAATTTATTAACGGGCCACAAGGCAGACCATTAATGAAGAAATATGGTTTTGTTTTACCTGGGGAGACAGCGGATTAA
- the modB gene encoding molybdate ABC transporter permease subunit: MDWFPYILTLQVTALATVLLLIFGLGIAIFLARVRFPGEIIISTLLNLPLVLPPSVIGFYLLLALGRGSPILEWFGIDILFTWQAAAIASAIVALPLIVEAARAAILDVNPELEAAARTLGDSEIKVLWRVTLPLARSGILAGFILAVARALGEFGATLMVAGNIPGRTQTLPLAIYDAVQNQEYGKANLMVLVMTFWAFLLLLWARSLERRSQKRSTEKIIKTKNGTFSRHLQKTS; encoded by the coding sequence ATGGATTGGTTTCCTTATATATTAACATTGCAAGTCACCGCACTAGCTACAGTTTTGCTACTCATTTTCGGACTGGGAATAGCAATTTTTTTAGCTCGTGTTCGTTTTCCAGGAGAAATCATCATATCGACACTGCTGAATTTGCCCTTGGTGCTGCCTCCCAGCGTTATTGGTTTTTACCTATTGTTAGCTTTAGGTAGAGGCAGTCCGATACTAGAATGGTTTGGCATAGATATTTTATTCACATGGCAAGCAGCAGCGATCGCTAGTGCCATAGTTGCGTTACCCCTAATTGTAGAAGCAGCCAGAGCTGCCATTCTCGATGTCAATCCCGAATTGGAAGCGGCAGCCCGTACCCTTGGTGACTCGGAAATTAAAGTCTTATGGCGAGTCACCTTACCTTTAGCTCGTTCGGGAATTTTAGCAGGCTTTATCTTAGCCGTCGCCAGGGCTTTAGGTGAATTTGGTGCAACCTTAATGGTGGCAGGAAATATCCCCGGACGCACCCAAACCTTACCCCTGGCTATTTATGATGCCGTGCAGAATCAAGAGTATGGCAAAGCCAACTTGATGGTGCTGGTGATGACTTTTTGGGCATTTCTGTTGTTGTTGTGGGCACGTAGCCTCGAACGGCGTAGTCAAAAGCGTTCTACTGAGAAAATAATCAAAACTAAGAATGGAACTTTTAGTAGACATTTACAAAAAACTAGCTAG
- a CDS encoding sulfate/molybdate ABC transporter ATP-binding protein, whose amino-acid sequence MELLVDIYKKLASYPLEVKFHLEGRVLGILGGSGSGKSTILRCIAGLETPKRGRIVVNGRVLFDSSKRINLPIRSRRVGIVFQNYALFPHLTVAQNITYGLQDLSGAERQHRLREQITKLQLSGLENRYPQQLSGGQQQRVALARALAVEPEVLLLDEPFSALDTHLRHHLQEQLIETLSNYRGVTLFVTHNLEEAYQICEYLLVISQGKAIAYDKKQSIFERPATYAVAQLTGCKNFSKIKAISPTQVEAMDWGCTLKVIEPIPESLAYVGIRAHHLNITNDPNAENTFPCWLARTRETPHRMTLYLKLHHLPIQSNDYHIQAEVFKEKWSTIKDRPFPWYVKLDPLKLFLMQI is encoded by the coding sequence ATGGAACTTTTAGTAGACATTTACAAAAAACTAGCTAGCTATCCGCTAGAAGTAAAGTTTCACCTAGAAGGGCGAGTGTTAGGAATCTTGGGAGGTTCTGGTTCCGGCAAAAGCACGATCTTACGTTGTATCGCTGGGTTAGAAACTCCTAAGCGTGGTCGCATTGTCGTTAATGGAAGGGTTTTGTTTGACTCCAGCAAACGAATTAACTTACCAATTCGCTCACGCCGTGTGGGGATTGTCTTTCAAAACTACGCTTTGTTTCCCCATTTAACAGTTGCCCAAAATATTACCTATGGGTTACAAGATTTGTCTGGTGCGGAACGCCAGCACCGCTTAAGAGAACAAATTACCAAATTACAACTTTCAGGACTGGAAAATCGCTATCCACAGCAGCTATCTGGCGGACAGCAGCAGCGCGTAGCTTTAGCAAGGGCTTTAGCAGTAGAGCCGGAAGTTTTGTTGTTAGATGAACCTTTTTCGGCTCTCGATACCCACCTGCGACACCATCTGCAAGAACAACTGATTGAAACACTGAGTAACTATCGAGGAGTGACGCTATTTGTCACCCATAATTTAGAAGAAGCTTACCAAATTTGCGAATATCTTTTGGTTATTTCTCAAGGAAAAGCGATCGCTTACGATAAAAAACAATCTATTTTCGAGCGTCCGGCTACTTACGCCGTCGCGCAACTAACTGGTTGTAAAAACTTCTCCAAAATAAAAGCAATTTCCCCCACACAAGTCGAAGCTATGGACTGGGGTTGCACTCTCAAAGTCATCGAACCAATTCCTGAATCTTTGGCTTATGTGGGAATTCGCGCCCATCATTTAAACATTACAAATGACCCCAACGCTGAAAATACCTTCCCCTGTTGGTTAGCTCGAACGCGCGAAACGCCCCATCGGATGACGCTTTATCTAAAGCTACATCATCTACCAATTCAATCAAACGACTACCACATCCAAGCGGAAGTCTTTAAAGAAAAATGGTCAACTATCAAAGACCGTCCTTTCCCTTGGTATGTCAAATTAGATCCGCTCAAGCTGTTTTTAATGCAAATATAA
- a CDS encoding DEAD/DEAH box helicase has protein sequence MSTLHGSWIVKPANSYFFLWGETWRKLDSDSNSESVTLHPFNLNQQELLSFLYSQNLLQNLKIDSLSEGKWQSEIITLPSQNQTRKKRIIPILSEQFSTQTIEKKSLVLQNWEVKGFRLNASETIQILKSLPLGSLQAENSYLGGDLRFWTHIYRWSLDLLARGKFLPGISRQESEQFYGRWYPLLDSSVDRSRFAKFIQLMPVACYAYTSDPQSEREELINASKEQELLLGFLREILDAQLRAWLTPISNLPKAPLVQPWLKGLTQVSANFTTTEKEVKRVATALYNWSLPVQEYLATPSNQQLGQDRFHVCFYLQPPTQDYNNGKELIWHLKYYLQALDDPDFLIDAQTIWQNPVDRLNFEGRTIEQPQETLLKGLGLASRLYSPIEDSLQEKQPRQCELNSIQVYEFIKSIAWQLQDSGLGVKLPPGLASGAEEKRLGIKLHAEVTPKKGERLNLKSLLKYDLKIAIGDRAISKQEFEQLLAQKSPLVKVHGEWIALQPADVRAAQAILTQSNEPINLTVEDALRLSSGETKILAKLPIVNFEVSGALKELIDNFTNKQAIEPIEKPEGFRGELRPYQARGVGWLAFLEKWGLGACLADDMGLGKTPQLLAFVLNLKEQDLLAKPILVVCPTSVLNNWEREVKKFSPTLSTLIHHGDKRSKGKTFVREVKNKNLVITSYPLIYRDAATFEAVEWQGVVLDEAQNIKNPQAKQSQTVRKLKSGFRVALTGTPVENHLLELWSILDFLNPGFLGTQQFFQRRFAIPIERYSDRESLQTLRSLVRPFILRRLKTDKEIIQDLPEKQEMNVFCGLSVEQAELYQRLVEESLSDIEESTGIQRRGLILTLLVKLKQICNHPAHFLKEKSIKTSKRSGKLLRLEEMLEELLEEGDRALIFTQFSEWGKLLQPYLENKLRREVLFLYGGTRSQQRQEMIDRFQNDPNGPPIFILSLKAGGTGLNLTRANHVFHVDRWWNPAVENQATDRAFRIGQKRNVQVHKFISTGTLEERINDIIESKKQLAELTVDTGEQWLTELDTEQLRNLLLLDRNAVIDEENS, from the coding sequence ATGTCTACTCTACATGGAAGTTGGATTGTCAAACCAGCGAATAGCTATTTTTTCCTTTGGGGTGAAACCTGGAGAAAGTTAGACAGCGATTCTAATTCCGAGTCAGTTACCCTACATCCATTTAATCTAAACCAACAAGAATTACTGTCTTTTTTGTACTCTCAGAATCTTCTGCAAAATCTAAAAATCGATTCTCTATCCGAGGGTAAATGGCAATCGGAAATTATTACTTTACCCAGTCAAAATCAAACTAGAAAAAAACGAATCATTCCAATTTTATCCGAGCAATTTTCTACTCAAACCATAGAAAAGAAATCTCTAGTTTTGCAGAATTGGGAAGTTAAGGGATTTCGACTCAATGCGTCTGAAACTATTCAAATTTTAAAATCGCTACCGTTAGGTTCTTTACAAGCAGAAAATTCATATTTAGGAGGAGATTTACGCTTTTGGACTCATATCTATCGCTGGAGTTTAGATTTATTAGCTAGAGGAAAATTTTTGCCAGGTATTTCTCGACAAGAATCCGAACAATTTTATGGTCGATGGTACCCTTTACTCGACAGCAGCGTCGATCGCTCGCGTTTTGCAAAATTTATTCAACTCATGCCGGTTGCTTGTTATGCTTATACTTCCGATCCCCAAAGCGAGCGAGAAGAATTAATAAATGCCTCAAAAGAACAGGAATTATTATTGGGATTTTTAAGAGAAATACTAGACGCTCAATTGCGTGCTTGGTTAACCCCTATCTCTAATTTACCTAAAGCCCCACTCGTTCAACCTTGGTTAAAAGGATTAACTCAAGTTTCGGCTAATTTTACCACAACAGAAAAAGAAGTAAAACGGGTAGCAACTGCCCTATATAATTGGAGCTTACCCGTTCAAGAGTATTTAGCCACACCTAGTAACCAACAATTAGGTCAAGATCGATTTCACGTTTGCTTTTATCTACAACCACCAACACAAGATTATAATAATGGAAAAGAATTGATTTGGCACTTGAAATATTATTTACAAGCCTTAGACGATCCAGACTTTTTAATTGACGCACAAACCATTTGGCAAAATCCTGTCGATCGCTTAAATTTTGAAGGTCGAACGATCGAACAGCCACAAGAAACGTTACTCAAAGGATTAGGATTAGCCTCTCGTCTTTATTCACCTATTGAAGATAGTTTACAAGAAAAACAACCCAGACAATGCGAATTAAATTCGATTCAAGTTTATGAATTTATTAAATCGATCGCTTGGCAATTACAGGATAGCGGACTGGGCGTAAAATTACCACCTGGATTAGCTTCAGGAGCGGAAGAAAAACGATTGGGAATAAAACTTCACGCAGAAGTCACTCCTAAAAAAGGAGAACGTCTCAACTTAAAAAGTTTACTCAAATATGACTTAAAAATTGCGATTGGCGATCGCGCAATTTCTAAACAAGAATTCGAGCAATTATTAGCTCAAAAATCGCCGTTAGTAAAAGTTCATGGAGAATGGATTGCTCTACAACCCGCCGATGTTCGCGCCGCACAAGCAATTTTAACGCAATCTAACGAACCGATTAATTTAACGGTTGAAGATGCATTGCGCCTTAGTAGTGGAGAAACAAAAATTCTAGCAAAACTTCCAATTGTTAATTTTGAAGTTTCCGGCGCTTTAAAAGAATTAATTGATAATTTTACTAATAAGCAAGCGATCGAACCGATAGAAAAACCAGAAGGGTTTAGAGGAGAATTGCGACCCTATCAAGCGAGGGGCGTGGGTTGGTTAGCTTTCTTAGAAAAATGGGGTTTGGGTGCTTGTTTGGCAGACGATATGGGATTAGGAAAAACGCCTCAGCTACTTGCTTTTGTCTTGAATTTAAAAGAACAAGATTTATTAGCAAAACCGATACTTGTTGTTTGTCCAACTTCTGTACTCAACAACTGGGAAAGAGAAGTTAAAAAATTTTCTCCCACACTATCGACATTAATTCATCATGGCGATAAACGCAGTAAAGGAAAAACCTTTGTTAGGGAAGTTAAGAATAAAAATTTAGTCATTACTAGCTATCCTTTGATCTATCGAGATGCGGCAACTTTTGAAGCAGTAGAATGGCAAGGAGTAGTTCTCGATGAAGCACAGAATATTAAAAATCCACAGGCAAAACAGTCCCAAACAGTACGTAAATTGAAATCAGGATTTCGCGTTGCTTTGACAGGAACTCCCGTAGAAAATCATTTATTAGAATTGTGGTCGATTTTAGATTTTCTCAATCCAGGATTTTTAGGAACGCAACAATTTTTCCAACGACGGTTTGCTATTCCGATTGAAAGATATAGCGATAGAGAGTCTTTACAAACATTGCGATCGCTTGTTCGTCCTTTTATCCTTCGTCGCCTGAAAACTGACAAAGAAATCATTCAAGATTTGCCAGAAAAACAGGAGATGAACGTCTTTTGTGGGTTATCAGTAGAACAGGCAGAACTATATCAAAGATTAGTAGAAGAATCGCTTTCTGACATTGAAGAATCTACAGGGATTCAACGGCGAGGACTAATTCTTACTTTACTGGTTAAACTAAAGCAAATCTGCAATCATCCTGCCCACTTTTTAAAGGAAAAAAGTATTAAAACGAGCAAACGTTCGGGGAAATTATTACGACTAGAGGAGATGTTAGAAGAGTTATTAGAAGAAGGCGATCGCGCTCTAATCTTTACTCAGTTTTCTGAGTGGGGCAAACTTCTCCAACCTTACTTAGAAAATAAATTAAGACGCGAAGTTTTATTCTTATATGGTGGAACTCGCAGTCAACAAAGACAGGAAATGATAGACCGTTTCCAAAACGATCCTAATGGACCTCCTATTTTTATCTTATCCCTTAAAGCAGGCGGTACTGGGTTAAATTTAACCAGAGCAAATCACGTGTTTCATGTCGATCGCTGGTGGAATCCCGCCGTAGAAAATCAGGCCACCGATCGCGCTTTTCGCATCGGACAAAAACGAAACGTTCAAGTTCATAAATTTATCAGTACTGGAACGCTAGAAGAACGAATTAATGACATAATTGAAAGTAAGAAACAGTTAGCAGAATTAACTGTCGATACTGGCGAACAATGGCTAACAGAATTAGATACCGAACAATTACGCAATTTACTGTTGTTAGATCGCAATGCCGTGATTGACGAAGAAAATAGTTGA